In the genome of Pseudomonas sp. P5_109, one region contains:
- a CDS encoding ABC transporter permease, whose protein sequence is MIPAWIIEYAALLGRGLQTTLTILLIASVFGFALAVLVALARISKNKVIAKVSLFYTSVTRGTPLLIQIYIFYYGLGSLFAQFPLIRGSFLWPYLRDGYWYIVFALVVSVGAYVGEVIRGGLLAVPKGEMEAASAFGMTKRQSLLRVRLPRAMRLLLPTLAGETVMLLKSTALASTIAVIDLLGAANVVRAQTLQVYEPLLLVAGVYVCLTFLIEALFAFAERRGTPVRRSA, encoded by the coding sequence ATGATTCCAGCGTGGATAATTGAATACGCGGCACTGTTGGGCCGGGGCTTGCAAACCACCCTCACGATTCTATTGATCGCCAGTGTGTTCGGGTTTGCCCTGGCGGTCCTGGTGGCCCTGGCGCGGATCTCGAAAAACAAGGTGATCGCCAAGGTCAGCCTGTTCTACACCAGCGTCACCCGTGGCACGCCGTTGCTGATCCAGATCTACATCTTCTATTACGGCCTGGGCAGCCTGTTTGCCCAGTTCCCGCTGATTCGCGGCAGCTTCCTCTGGCCGTACCTGCGCGACGGTTACTGGTACATCGTGTTCGCCCTGGTGGTGTCGGTCGGCGCCTATGTCGGCGAAGTGATTCGCGGCGGCCTGCTGGCGGTGCCCAAGGGCGAGATGGAAGCGGCTTCGGCCTTCGGCATGACCAAGCGCCAGTCCTTGCTGCGGGTACGGTTGCCCCGGGCGATGCGCCTGTTGCTGCCGACCCTGGCCGGGGAAACCGTGATGCTGCTCAAGTCCACGGCGCTGGCCTCGACCATCGCCGTGATCGATCTGCTCGGCGCCGCCAACGTGGTCCGCGCACAAACCCTGCAAGTGTATGAACCCCTGTTGCTGGTGGCCGGTGTCTACGTCTGCCTGACCTTCCTGATCGAGGCGCTGTTTGCCTTCGCCGAACGGCGCGGCACGCCGGTGCGCAGGTCGGCCTGA
- a CDS encoding succinylglutamate desuccinylase/aspartoacylase family protein has translation MPQDISFSVRNNNGDAVRVGAWRYAGDGSGPNVHLQAGVHADEIAGMLVLHLLMQRLQTAEAQGRLKGNITVVPQANPLGIGQFRQGRILGRYHDATGHNFNRAFDQSAAMERPSTCVQQWQKKLVQLAAPADVMLDLHTDDEALPYLYVHRSFQTRGRELAAAMKMDVAIIWDDGGDGSFEETIIAPWLREGVTEHRMAATLELRGQGDVSDRFAESDAEGLYNWLCSCGVIDESVAPADWPVEAVEMGHMETIIAPQPGVLIFEKELGDFVEEGQRFARILRTPGDPSSEVVLHAEQAGRLVTRYRDRLIPQGMGVAKFTGSRVSRNWSGGLLDPN, from the coding sequence ATGCCGCAGGATATTTCGTTCAGTGTTCGTAACAACAACGGTGACGCCGTGCGGGTCGGTGCCTGGCGTTACGCAGGCGACGGCAGCGGGCCCAACGTACACCTGCAGGCCGGCGTGCATGCCGATGAAATCGCCGGGATGCTGGTCCTGCACCTGCTGATGCAAAGGCTGCAAACCGCCGAGGCCCAGGGCCGGCTCAAAGGCAACATCACCGTGGTGCCGCAGGCCAACCCGCTGGGCATCGGGCAGTTTCGCCAGGGGCGGATCCTCGGGCGTTACCACGACGCCACCGGGCATAACTTCAACCGCGCGTTCGACCAGTCGGCAGCCATGGAGCGACCTTCGACCTGCGTCCAGCAATGGCAAAAGAAACTGGTGCAACTGGCCGCCCCGGCCGACGTGATGCTCGACCTGCACACCGATGACGAGGCCTTGCCGTACCTCTACGTGCACCGCAGTTTCCAGACCCGTGGCCGCGAACTGGCGGCGGCGATGAAGATGGACGTGGCGATCATCTGGGATGACGGCGGCGACGGCTCCTTCGAGGAAACCATCATCGCCCCGTGGCTGCGCGAAGGCGTCACCGAGCACCGTATGGCGGCGACCCTTGAGTTGCGCGGGCAGGGCGATGTCAGTGATCGTTTCGCCGAGTCGGATGCCGAAGGGCTGTACAACTGGCTATGCAGCTGCGGCGTCATCGATGAGTCAGTGGCGCCTGCAGACTGGCCCGTCGAAGCCGTGGAAATGGGCCACATGGAAACCATCATCGCCCCGCAACCCGGCGTGCTGATCTTCGAAAAGGAGCTGGGGGATTTCGTCGAGGAAGGCCAGCGCTTTGCGCGAATCCTCAGGACCCCGGGCGATCCATCCTCCGAAGTGGTGCTGCATGCCGAGCAAGCGGGGCGCCTGGTGACGCGCTATCGCGATCGCCTGATCCCCCAGGGCATGGGCGTGGCGAAATTCACCGGCAGCCGGGTGTCGCGAAACTGGAGCGGCGGGTTGCTCGACCCGAACTAG
- a CDS encoding DMT family transporter: protein MSSSRVDRSLQGIGLCVLGYAFLSFQDALIKWLVADYSVVTILFWRAAVVVVAVLLAGRLRVIRRAWHSPSRRLLVVRGLLSIVAWVLYYTAARDLTLAEMTTLYFSAPIMVTMLAAVILKERASGWQWFSLIIGFIGVVIACRPDNMTEPLPIVLTLLAAVCWAFTYIQLRQVDEQTSVLEQMLITNVVFVICMAVALPWTHTPSPTPAWLGMLGAGLVGGIGQFLLFASFRRATATLLAPFEYTGLIWAFALSSLVWGTLMDTSLMIGAGLIAVSGTLAMIFGRHASQDVVGAECSVTQPLYPATADVETVGGAEGLGVQAPLEPETVEHRR from the coding sequence ATGAGTTCGTCAAGGGTTGACCGCTCGCTGCAAGGCATTGGCCTGTGCGTCCTGGGCTATGCGTTCCTGTCGTTTCAGGATGCGCTGATCAAATGGCTGGTGGCCGACTATTCGGTGGTCACCATTCTGTTCTGGCGCGCCGCCGTGGTGGTCGTGGCGGTGCTGCTGGCAGGCCGTCTGCGCGTCATCCGCCGGGCCTGGCATTCACCCAGCCGGCGCCTGCTGGTGGTGCGCGGTCTGCTGTCGATCGTGGCCTGGGTGCTGTACTACACGGCGGCCCGCGACCTGACCCTGGCCGAGATGACCACCCTGTATTTTTCCGCGCCGATCATGGTCACGATGCTGGCGGCGGTGATCCTCAAGGAGCGCGCCAGCGGCTGGCAGTGGTTCAGCCTGATCATCGGTTTTATCGGGGTGGTCATTGCCTGTCGCCCCGACAACATGACCGAGCCGTTGCCCATCGTGCTGACCTTGTTGGCGGCGGTGTGCTGGGCATTCACCTACATCCAGTTGCGTCAGGTGGACGAGCAGACCTCGGTGCTGGAGCAGATGCTGATCACCAACGTGGTGTTCGTGATTTGCATGGCGGTGGCCCTGCCGTGGACTCACACGCCTTCGCCGACACCCGCCTGGCTGGGCATGCTCGGCGCCGGCCTGGTGGGCGGCATCGGTCAGTTCCTGTTGTTCGCCAGTTTCCGCCGCGCCACCGCGACCTTGCTCGCGCCGTTCGAGTACACCGGGCTGATCTGGGCGTTCGCCCTGTCGAGCCTGGTCTGGGGCACGCTGATGGACACGTCGCTGATGATCGGCGCCGGGCTGATCGCCGTCAGCGGCACCCTGGCGATGATCTTCGGCCGGCACGCATCACAGGACGTCGTCGGTGCTGAATGCTCCGTGACGCAGCCCCTTTATCCAGCAACGGCAGATGTGGAGACCGTTGGCGGCGCTGAAGGTCTCGGGGTTCAGGCACCACTCGAGCCAGAGACCGTCGAGCATCGCCGATAA